One segment of Corynebacterium atrinae DNA contains the following:
- the orn gene encoding oligoribonuclease, whose product MPENSTKVAAKNDRLVWVDLEMTGLDVHRHVIVEVAALVTDADLNILGEGVDLVVHATEEELAHMDDFVTTMHNNSGLTAQIRESTVTMEEAEDAVLNLIATHCSPEHPAPLAGNSIATDRMFIREQMPRLDAALHYRMVDVSSIKELARRWYPKAYFNQPAKGLAHRALADIVESIRELDYYRRSIFVDLPGPTSDEASTEADAATESYQRFL is encoded by the coding sequence ATGCCCGAGAATTCCACAAAAGTCGCCGCCAAGAACGATCGGCTCGTGTGGGTTGACCTGGAGATGACCGGCCTTGACGTGCATCGCCACGTCATCGTCGAAGTCGCCGCGCTGGTCACCGACGCCGACCTCAACATCCTCGGCGAGGGCGTCGACCTCGTCGTCCACGCCACCGAGGAAGAGCTGGCGCACATGGACGATTTCGTCACCACCATGCACAACAACTCCGGTCTCACCGCCCAAATCCGTGAATCAACCGTCACCATGGAAGAGGCCGAAGACGCCGTCCTCAACCTCATCGCGACCCACTGCTCCCCCGAACATCCCGCCCCGCTGGCCGGCAATTCCATCGCCACCGACCGCATGTTCATCCGCGAGCAAATGCCGCGTCTCGACGCTGCCCTCCACTACCGCATGGTCGACGTCTCCTCCATCAAAGAACTCGCCCGCCGCTGGTACCCCAAGGCCTACTTCAACCAACCCGCCAAGGGCCTCGCCCACCGCGCGCTTGCCGACATCGTCGAATCCATCCGCGAGCTCGACTACTACCGACGCTCCATCTTCGTCGACCTCCCCGGCCCCACCTCCGACGAAGCCTCCACCGAAGCAGACGCCGCTACCGAGTCCTACCAGCGGTTTTTGTAA
- a CDS encoding bleomycin resistance protein — translation MTTSDPALVPELLVADTPASIEFWCGLCGFTIDYQRQDEGFAYISRGSAHLMLEQQGIGRNWITAPLARPLGRGINFQVSVPSLSPILSALREADYPLFMEPESKWYRISETEETGVEQFLVADPDGYLIRFQTSLGRRRINS, via the coding sequence GTGACCACGTCCGACCCCGCACTCGTCCCCGAACTTCTGGTGGCAGATACCCCCGCAAGCATCGAGTTCTGGTGTGGTCTATGTGGATTCACCATCGACTATCAACGTCAAGATGAAGGATTCGCCTACATCTCACGCGGAAGCGCACACCTCATGCTCGAGCAGCAAGGGATAGGCCGGAACTGGATCACCGCTCCGCTCGCGCGGCCGCTGGGGCGCGGGATCAATTTCCAAGTGTCCGTCCCGTCACTTTCGCCGATACTCTCCGCGCTGCGCGAGGCAGACTACCCGCTTTTCATGGAGCCGGAGTCGAAGTGGTATCGCATTTCTGAGACCGAAGAAACGGGGGTCGAGCAATTCCTCGTGGCTGACCCCGACGGCTACCTCATTCGCTTCCAAACTTCACTCGGGAGACGCCGCATTAATAGTTAG